One window of Campylobacter sp. RM12651 genomic DNA carries:
- a CDS encoding sialidase family protein, which translates to MKQGVLSAHSSSTISLNNDYLLSVFFAGSKEGAKDVAIYASIYQGTNYLEPFALITREKLMKDSKEYIKKIGNPTLVKTDNKIHLFVVGVSFGGWANSKIYHYISSIDTIDFKFQKVLHLSPFANISNLVRANAIYINLGKEFGFLLPIYHELANKYPLALVFNNSGELLKIKKLTNAKDLFQPSVVAINDKLALFAFRSSKSANYDFYTMTCDNLLNCNDLTKTNLKNYDNSINLFKVNNDIFLLFNSDKDGSRNTLSLAIMKDYNDFHRILDIDKGKEMSYASVFISDNKAHITYTHNRDFIQYKQFLFNKKD; encoded by the coding sequence GTGCAAAAGATGTAGCAATTTATGCGAGTATTTATCAAGGCACAAATTATTTAGAGCCTTTTGCATTAATTACTAGAGAAAAGCTTATGAAAGATAGCAAAGAATATATTAAAAAAATCGGAAATCCAACCTTAGTCAAAACAGATAATAAAATCCATTTATTTGTTGTAGGAGTTAGTTTTGGCGGCTGGGCAAATAGCAAAATATATCATTATATTAGCAGTATTGATACTATTGATTTTAAATTCCAAAAAGTCCTTCATTTAAGCCCTTTTGCAAATATTAGTAATCTTGTAAGAGCTAATGCTATTTATATTAATTTAGGTAAAGAATTTGGCTTTTTACTCCCAATTTATCACGAATTAGCCAATAAATATCCTTTAGCTTTAGTATTTAATAATTCAGGCGAACTTTTAAAAATCAAAAAACTCACTAATGCTAAAGATTTATTTCAGCCAAGTGTCGTTGCTATTAATGATAAACTAGCTTTATTTGCTTTTAGGTCTAGCAAAAGTGCTAATTATGATTTTTATACTATGACTTGTGATAATCTTTTAAACTGCAATGATTTAACAAAAACAAATCTAAAAAATTATGATAATTCTATTAATTTATTCAAAGTAAATAATGATATTTTCTTGCTTTTTAATAGCGATAAAGATGGTTCAAGAAATACTTTAAGCCTTGCTATTATGAAAGATTATAATGATTTTCATAGGATTTTAGATATTGATAAAGGTAAAGAAATGAGCTACGCAAGTGTATTTATTAGCGATAATAAAGCTCATATTACATACACACATAATCGTGATTTTATTCAATACAAACAATTTTTATTTAACAAAAAGGATTAA
- the surE gene encoding 5'/3'-nucleotidase SurE yields MRILLTNDDGYDAPGLLALRKRLKKIKDLEVFVVAPWSNKSACAHSLTLNHPLSFVKIKKNYYALKDGTPSDCVNLAFCTIFKDKLPDLVVSGINNGANLAEDITYSGTAAACMESVLCGVNAIAFSQLYEKDIDFKRSSKLAVKLILKLLKLNPLKKRRFLNVNYPSCESDYKGYKVCKMGKMRYEFSSKICKNPRGLEYYWLDSLYDLSKVKAKDDDIDYVRQGYASITPIKLNLTAKKELKKVKKWLENE; encoded by the coding sequence ATGAGAATATTATTAACCAATGATGATGGATATGATGCACCAGGTCTTCTAGCACTTAGAAAAAGACTTAAAAAGATTAAAGATTTAGAGGTTTTTGTAGTTGCTCCTTGGAGCAATAAGAGTGCTTGTGCGCATTCGCTTACACTAAATCATCCACTAAGTTTTGTAAAAATTAAGAAAAATTATTATGCCTTAAAAGATGGCACACCAAGTGATTGTGTAAATCTTGCATTTTGCACTATTTTTAAGGATAAATTACCTGATTTGGTAGTAAGTGGGATTAATAATGGAGCAAACTTAGCTGAAGATATAACCTATTCAGGCACGGCGGCTGCTTGTATGGAGAGTGTGCTTTGTGGAGTGAATGCGATTGCTTTTTCTCAACTTTATGAAAAAGATATAGATTTTAAGCGTTCAAGTAAACTTGCTGTTAAACTAATCTTAAAATTACTTAAGCTTAATCCACTTAAAAAAAGAAGATTTTTAAATGTAAATTATCCAAGTTGTGAGAGTGATTATAAAGGTTATAAAGTTTGTAAAATGGGTAAAATGAGATATGAATTCTCAAGTAAAATATGTAAAAACCCTAGAGGATTAGAGTATTATTGGCTAGATAGCTTGTATGATTTAAGCAAGGTAAAAGCAAAAGATGATGATATTGATTATGTAAGACAAGGTTATGCAAGTATTACTCCAATTAAGCTAAATCTAACGGCTAAAAAAGAATTAAAAAAAGTAAAGAAATGGTTAGAAAATGAGTGA
- a CDS encoding cysteine synthase family protein → MQNKLKEYAKLVGNTPLVEVEYLYKNKKSKSYFKLEYFNPSGSIKDRMALEIMQNAVKNNEFKAGMSIAEATSGNTGIAFSALGAFIGASVEIFMPCWMSEERKKIIRSYGAKLREVSACEGGFSGSVRLADESAKNGNVFLPHQFENESNVKAHEKTANEILNTLKKHNLKPDCFVAGVGTGGTIMGIGKVLRPLGVKICPLEPEGCASMSNPGENSEHRIQGIGDGFVPDIVKLNELDDIIIVNDIDSVIMAQKLAKIGLGVGISSGANFLGCIKAKELFGDCVSVSVFADDNKKYLSTDLMLNMQDEERFLSNKIELIGFKVL, encoded by the coding sequence ATGCAAAATAAACTAAAAGAATATGCAAAATTAGTTGGTAACACGCCTTTAGTTGAAGTTGAATATTTATATAAAAATAAAAAATCAAAAAGCTATTTTAAACTAGAATATTTTAATCCAAGTGGCTCTATTAAAGATAGAATGGCATTAGAAATTATGCAAAATGCTGTTAAAAATAATGAATTTAAAGCTGGTATGAGTATAGCCGAAGCAACTAGTGGAAATACAGGTATAGCTTTTTCTGCTTTAGGTGCTTTTATAGGTGCTAGTGTTGAGATTTTTATGCCTTGCTGGATGAGTGAAGAGCGTAAGAAAATAATTAGAAGTTACGGAGCAAAATTAAGAGAAGTTAGTGCTTGCGAAGGTGGATTTAGTGGTAGTGTAAGACTTGCTGATGAGAGTGCAAAAAATGGCAATGTATTTTTACCTCATCAATTTGAAAACGAAAGCAATGTAAAAGCCCATGAAAAAACTGCAAATGAAATTCTAAACACTCTAAAAAAACACAACCTAAAACCAGATTGCTTTGTAGCAGGAGTTGGAACAGGTGGGACTATAATGGGGATTGGCAAGGTATTAAGACCACTTGGAGTAAAAATATGCCCATTAGAGCCTGAAGGTTGCGCTAGTATGAGTAATCCTGGAGAAAATTCAGAGCATAGAATTCAAGGCATAGGAGATGGTTTTGTGCCTGATATTGTAAAGCTAAATGAATTAGATGATATCATCATAGTAAATGATATAGATAGCGTTATAATGGCACAAAAACTAGCTAAAATCGGACTTGGAGTTGGAATTTCTAGTGGGGCTAATTTCTTAGGTTGTATTAAAGCTAAAGAGCTTTTTGGAGATTGCGTAAGCGTTAGTGTATTTGCTGATGATAATAAAAAATATCTAAGCACTGATTTAATGCTAAATATGCAAGATGAAGAAAGATTTTTAAGCAATAAAATTGAATTAATCGGATTTAAAGTATTATAA
- a CDS encoding DUF1090 family protein, with the protein MKKLILLSIISSIAMADCSYKINKLERELSYAKQYGNFNRVRGLENALANVRAHCGGGSVYNNDYYTRKNEIKDTIERLEDEAERKIDRIEDKLDELNDMKNSMSKDEYKRRKAELKAEKNRIKDEYKRQKQALKNSYKY; encoded by the coding sequence ATGAAAAAATTAATTTTACTAAGCATAATTTCAAGTATTGCAATGGCAGATTGCTCTTATAAAATCAATAAATTAGAGCGTGAATTAAGCTATGCAAAACAATATGGCAATTTTAATAGAGTTAGAGGTTTAGAAAACGCTTTAGCAAATGTAAGAGCACATTGTGGTGGCGGTAGTGTTTATAATAATGATTATTACACTAGAAAAAATGAGATTAAAGACACTATTGAAAGATTAGAAGATGAAGCTGAGCGTAAGATTGATAGGATTGAAGACAAGCTTGATGAATTAAATGATATGAAAAATAGTATGAGTAAAGACGAATACAAAAGAAGAAAAGCAGAATTAAAAGCTGAAAAAAATCGTATAAAAGACGAATATAAAAGACAAAAACAAGCTTTAAAAAACTCTTATAAATATTAA
- the ccsA gene encoding cytochrome c biogenesis protein CcsA, which produces MFLNKFLNLKISLVYMLIFAIFCGVATFIESAKGTSYAMSLVYNAWYFHLIMVLLFLSVIYAIFKYKLYKNISLFLIHISFIFIFIGAVLTHFFGFEGIIHLRVDNKANEIKSTKTELVLKHNDKISKTSNLNEIIKLDNASLRFVDFSYEAGITKVKSDDLNDPSYLKLRFNFDSGYSDVEINYNECVSVANIDFCFNKTSTNYVNFYIKDNEFYINTNQEMKFLNQILSSDFKLKDGIYLLDEFSFSALNYLVHSKDALSMSGGNLQAIRVEFKSGISKEKLILALNDNIKINDYDISWKQESLKLDFDIYLKRFNLITHAGSKSAKDYESELLILDNNQKIDVKIAMNKVLDYKGIRYFQYSYDEDLKGTILSANKDLGKTPTYIGYALLFIGCFLNLFSLKTRKYFKALSVVFIIILSPNLKANDFNSHINELNSLIIQDLNDRFLPFYTFSLELCNKIGCPNKNAASEEIFRLITDVTYVNEARLIRVKNPKLREFLNCEKQAKFSDFYDGSSYKLKDEIKKTYAKGEANFNDYDKDLIRVDESVNILYLIFTAELFKIIPDENHLQSPFANNISLDNQKLINEYLSSLVIAKKTNDYSKANEILSKIKNLQNQFDFLPSQAQIKTQIFLSKYDAFYSLCFAYLVLFILSLFVINKNTKIIFYLALILFLIHLILIGLRGFVAGFTPLTNTYESLIYIALSSVFAGLVFRKNLLLSLCLLFSVATLFTAHLNDVNPQITNLMPVLNSPYLSIHVSLIAASYGFFGLSALISFSYLLCVIFKKPYDKANIQIYLANHLGLLLLICGNFLGGIWANESWGRYWGWDSKETWSLISILIYAILVHLKLKSKLLYALLSMWGFGVILMTYFGVNYYLVGKHSYAGEKSNFESPLWLIISVIILTIFSLVAIRRNLK; this is translated from the coding sequence ATGTTTTTAAATAAATTTTTAAATTTAAAGATTTCTTTAGTTTATATGCTAATTTTTGCTATTTTTTGTGGGGTTGCTACATTTATTGAGAGTGCAAAAGGCACAAGTTATGCTATGAGTTTAGTTTATAATGCTTGGTATTTTCACTTGATTATGGTTTTATTGTTTTTAAGTGTGATTTATGCGATTTTTAAATACAAACTTTATAAAAATATTTCATTATTTTTAATTCACATTTCTTTTATTTTTATATTTATTGGTGCTGTTTTAACTCATTTTTTTGGTTTTGAAGGCATTATTCATTTAAGGGTTGATAATAAAGCAAATGAGATAAAAAGCACAAAAACTGAATTAGTCTTAAAACACAATGATAAAATCAGTAAAACTAGTAATTTAAATGAGATTATAAAACTTGATAATGCAAGTTTAAGGTTTGTTGATTTTAGCTATGAAGCAGGGATTACTAAGGTAAAAAGTGATGATTTAAACGACCCTAGTTATTTAAAATTAAGATTTAATTTTGATAGTGGATATAGTGATGTTGAGATTAATTATAATGAATGCGTTAGTGTTGCTAATATTGATTTTTGCTTTAACAAAACAAGCACTAATTATGTTAATTTTTATATAAAAGATAATGAGTTTTATATAAACACTAATCAAGAAATGAAATTCTTAAATCAAATTCTAAGCAGTGATTTTAAATTAAAAGATGGTATATATTTGCTAGATGAGTTTTCTTTTTCGGCTTTAAATTATTTAGTTCATTCAAAAGATGCACTTAGTATGAGTGGGGGTAATTTACAAGCGATTAGAGTAGAATTTAAATCAGGAATTTCAAAAGAAAAACTAATCCTTGCATTAAACGATAATATTAAGATAAATGATTATGATATTTCTTGGAAGCAAGAGAGCTTAAAGCTTGATTTTGATATTTATCTAAAACGATTTAATTTAATAACCCACGCAGGTAGCAAGAGTGCAAAAGATTATGAAAGTGAGTTATTAATCTTAGATAATAATCAAAAAATAGATGTAAAAATAGCTATGAATAAAGTGCTTGATTATAAAGGTATTAGGTATTTTCAGTATTCTTATGATGAAGATTTAAAAGGCACGATTTTAAGTGCTAATAAAGATTTAGGCAAAACTCCTACTTATATTGGCTATGCTTTATTGTTTATTGGGTGTTTTTTAAATTTATTTAGTCTAAAAACTAGAAAATATTTTAAGGCTTTAAGTGTTGTTTTTATAATAATTCTTAGTCCAAATTTAAAAGCAAATGATTTTAACTCTCATATAAATGAATTAAATTCTTTAATTATTCAAGATTTAAATGATAGATTTTTGCCATTTTATACTTTTTCACTAGAGCTATGCAATAAAATTGGTTGTCCTAATAAAAACGCTGCAAGTGAAGAGATATTTAGATTAATTACCGATGTTACTTATGTAAATGAAGCTAGATTAATTAGGGTCAAAAATCCTAAATTAAGAGAATTTTTAAATTGTGAAAAACAAGCAAAATTTAGTGATTTTTACGATGGTTCAAGTTATAAATTAAAAGATGAAATTAAAAAAACCTATGCTAAAGGAGAAGCGAATTTTAATGATTATGATAAGGATTTGATTAGAGTTGATGAGAGTGTGAATATTTTATATTTAATTTTTACAGCAGAATTATTTAAGATAATTCCTGATGAAAACCACTTGCAAAGCCCATTTGCAAATAATATAAGCTTGGATAATCAAAAGCTAATTAATGAATATTTAAGCTCTTTAGTAATTGCTAAAAAAACTAATGATTATAGCAAGGCTAATGAGATTTTATCTAAGATTAAAAACTTGCAAAATCAGTTTGATTTTTTACCTAGCCAAGCACAGATTAAAACTCAAATATTTTTAAGCAAATATGATGCTTTTTATAGTTTGTGTTTTGCTTATTTAGTGCTTTTTATACTTTCTTTATTTGTGATAAATAAAAATACTAAAATTATTTTTTATCTTGCTTTAATACTATTTTTAATCCATTTAATTCTCATTGGATTAAGGGGTTTTGTAGCAGGATTTACTCCGCTTACTAATACTTATGAGAGTTTAATTTATATTGCTTTAAGCTCCGTTTTTGCTGGACTTGTTTTTAGAAAAAATCTATTACTTAGCTTATGCTTATTATTTAGCGTTGCTACATTATTTACAGCACATCTTAATGATGTTAATCCACAAATTACAAATCTAATGCCTGTTTTAAATTCTCCTTATCTTAGTATTCATGTAAGCTTAATTGCTGCTTCTTATGGATTTTTTGGCTTAAGTGCTTTAATTAGCTTTTCTTATTTATTATGCGTAATATTTAAAAAACCTTACGATAAGGCAAATATTCAAATATATTTAGCAAATCATTTAGGCTTATTATTGTTAATTTGCGGGAATTTTTTGGGTGGAATTTGGGCTAATGAGTCTTGGGGAAGATACTGGGGCTGGGATAGCAAAGAGACTTGGTCTTTAATAAGTATATTAATATATGCAATTTTGGTGCATTTAAAATTAAAATCAAAACTATTATACGCACTGCTTAGTATGTGGGGATTTGGCGTTATTTTGATGACTTATTTTGGAGTGAATTATTATTTAGTAGGTAAGCATTCTTACGCAGGAGAAAAGAGCAATTTTGAAAGTCCATTATGGCTAATAATTAGCGTAATTATCCTAACAATCTTTAGTTTGGTTGCTATTAGAAGGAATTTAAAATGA
- a CDS encoding DUF4878 domain-containing protein, with protein MKNKDANMILSFTASSLIAAALILSACGNEAKEPEAVVKDFVLLCEAGKMSDAAKLLASKNNVDYFKKFQDKGKDMIFIDYDYKGNDDTIEMNFTKKNKSSEIAIVQVDTNYKIQQHKFSKDVILHNENGEWKIYEYPSLYPVKVK; from the coding sequence ATGAAAAATAAAGATGCTAATATGATTTTAAGTTTTACGGCATCAAGTTTAATTGCTGCAGCACTAATTCTTAGTGCTTGCGGCAATGAAGCTAAAGAGCCTGAAGCTGTGGTTAAAGACTTTGTGCTTTTATGTGAAGCTGGGAAAATGAGTGATGCTGCTAAATTACTTGCTAGTAAAAATAATGTGGATTATTTTAAGAAGTTTCAAGATAAAGGTAAGGATATGATTTTTATAGATTATGATTATAAAGGTAATGATGATACTATAGAAATGAACTTTACTAAAAAGAACAAAAGTAGCGAAATAGCAATAGTTCAAGTAGATACAAACTACAAAATCCAGCAACATAAATTCAGTAAAGATGTGATTTTACACAACGAAAATGGCGAGTGGAAAATCTATGAATACCCAAGCTTATATCCTGTAAAGGTCAAATAA
- a CDS encoding ThiF family adenylyltransferase produces MSERFARARLLFQDNYDKLSSKKVLICGLGGVGGMCFSSLARVGINVSGIDKDYFEASNQNRQLHSENIGLSKASVFAEFYKANCYELLITKESFLEFLKDKEFDLVIDCIDDVKAKCDIAEIAYEKGISFISSGGAAKRIDPLKLKVANWDKTKMCALAKAVRLELKKRRFKGKFKMAYSEEEPMCVGLGSFMGMTASMGLLLSSLAIKQLLKN; encoded by the coding sequence ATGAGTGAGAGATTTGCAAGAGCTAGATTATTATTTCAAGATAATTATGATAAATTGAGTTCAAAAAAAGTGCTAATTTGTGGGCTTGGTGGAGTTGGTGGTATGTGTTTTAGCTCACTTGCTAGAGTTGGTATTAATGTAAGTGGGATTGATAAGGATTATTTTGAAGCTAGTAATCAAAATAGACAATTACATTCTGAAAATATTGGACTTAGCAAGGCTAGCGTTTTTGCTGAATTTTATAAAGCAAATTGTTATGAGTTATTAATCACTAAAGAAAGCTTTTTAGAGTTTTTAAAAGATAAAGAATTTGATTTAGTGATTGATTGTATTGATGATGTTAAAGCCAAATGCGATATAGCTGAAATTGCTTATGAAAAAGGTATTAGTTTTATTAGCAGTGGTGGGGCTGCAAAAAGAATTGACCCTTTAAAATTAAAGGTTGCAAATTGGGATAAGACTAAAATGTGTGCTTTAGCAAAAGCCGTTAGACTTGAGCTTAAAAAACGCAGATTTAAAGGTAAATTTAAAATGGCTTATAGCGAAGAAGAGCCAATGTGTGTTGGGCTTGGGTCTTTTATGGGAATGACTGCTTCTATGGGACTTTTATTATCATCTTTAGCGATTAAGCAATTATTGAAGAATTAA
- a CDS encoding cytochrome c3 family protein, with the protein MLYANNITPQADGIEPRTLHDYVNQETDFIEFLKDRHPMFKYEKEGNLVGKYSISNRQEEFVEFGGHGNYEKDTGRSASITYRLGMESILDYPNKFVGPKKCGECHPAQYEAWNRSRHSKVIRFPDELEEAGGDPKKPMYGSSEATILPKGVEADDVFVIVGTPRTKYGFIDKWLVRGTYHIEDGKLADGTGKMVAGGNQFSRLWVESLTPEVAKKIAEFSPGFPTKLEDFGKQTSSVWGINSYGSTYKEKMMFQPASAYCEVCHSFKFDFKSKEEFLAAIGNKDELRKHAISKGISCEECHGAGAHLYGARGAGMPSNCERCHQRFAYDSEDAKIDPRKPFNSYFKSACPSCGTEGSQMYNTMHYDKGMRCSTCHDPHEVTANDWKDPYTKVGLKKTCSDCHETQAEMFKYGGAHAKDNCTGCHMPNMMSCENFASVQNPDKGGFDNVRASHIWKIYVDKDAKTLNPPEGKPRDPQTTKGWTIARKDGKFFVDLMWSCGRTSWSDVNLVGPGASGCHSAVQSTLPKELHFTDQEQIYDKVMEWQLPVKEGFKKLELAIRKIDREQAKMDNLSTKTKSEIILLTKEARAIYEKIEKDGSWGVHGPKYALKLINEALVYVAQAQDLLDGKK; encoded by the coding sequence ATGTTATATGCTAATAATATAACACCTCAAGCTGATGGTATCGAGCCTAGAACTCTTCACGATTATGTAAATCAAGAAACTGATTTTATAGAGTTCTTAAAAGACCGCCATCCTATGTTTAAATACGAAAAGGAAGGAAATTTAGTTGGAAAATATTCTATTTCTAATCGCCAAGAAGAATTCGTAGAATTCGGTGGGCATGGAAATTATGAAAAAGACACAGGTCGTTCTGCATCAATTACATATCGTCTAGGTATGGAAAGTATTTTAGATTATCCAAATAAATTCGTAGGACCTAAAAAATGTGGTGAATGTCACCCTGCTCAATATGAAGCTTGGAATCGCTCACGCCACTCAAAAGTTATTCGTTTTCCTGATGAATTAGAAGAAGCTGGAGGAGACCCTAAAAAGCCTATGTATGGAAGCAGCGAAGCTACAATTTTACCAAAAGGTGTTGAAGCTGATGATGTATTTGTAATCGTAGGAACTCCTAGAACAAAATATGGTTTTATTGATAAATGGTTAGTTCGTGGAACTTATCACATTGAAGATGGAAAATTAGCTGATGGAACAGGTAAAATGGTTGCTGGAGGTAATCAATTCTCACGCCTTTGGGTTGAATCACTTACACCTGAAGTTGCGAAAAAAATCGCTGAATTCTCACCTGGCTTTCCTACAAAATTAGAAGATTTTGGCAAACAAACTTCAAGCGTTTGGGGAATAAACTCTTATGGTTCTACTTATAAAGAAAAAATGATGTTTCAACCTGCATCTGCATATTGTGAAGTATGCCATAGCTTTAAATTTGACTTTAAATCTAAAGAAGAATTCTTAGCAGCAATTGGAAATAAAGACGAGCTTAGAAAACACGCAATTTCTAAAGGAATTAGCTGTGAAGAATGTCACGGAGCTGGAGCTCACCTTTATGGAGCAAGGGGTGCTGGAATGCCAAGTAATTGTGAAAGATGCCATCAAAGATTTGCTTATGATAGCGAAGATGCGAAGATTGACCCAAGAAAACCATTTAATAGTTACTTTAAATCAGCGTGTCCATCTTGTGGAACTGAAGGCTCACAAATGTATAATACTATGCACTATGATAAAGGTATGAGATGTTCAACTTGCCACGACCCACACGAAGTTACTGCAAATGATTGGAAAGACCCTTATACAAAAGTAGGACTTAAAAAAACTTGTAGTGATTGTCACGAAACTCAAGCTGAAATGTTTAAATACGGCGGAGCACACGCTAAAGATAATTGCACAGGCTGTCATATGCCAAATATGATGAGTTGTGAAAACTTTGCAAGTGTTCAAAACCCTGATAAAGGTGGATTTGACAATGTTCGTGCAAGTCATATATGGAAAATCTATGTAGATAAAGACGCAAAAACTCTAAACCCACCAGAAGGAAAACCAAGAGACCCACAAACAACTAAAGGTTGGACAATTGCTAGAAAAGATGGCAAATTCTTTGTGGATTTAATGTGGAGTTGCGGAAGAACTAGCTGGAGTGATGTAAATCTAGTAGGACCTGGGGCAAGTGGATGCCATAGTGCTGTGCAATCAACTTTACCAAAAGAATTACACTTCACAGACCAAGAGCAAATCTATGATAAAGTTATGGAATGGCAATTACCTGTTAAAGAAGGCTTTAAAAAACTAGAACTTGCAATTCGCAAAATTGATAGAGAACAAGCAAAAATGGATAATCTAAGCACAAAAACTAAATCAGAAATTATCCTACTTACAAAAGAAGCAAGAGCAATTTATGAAAAAATTGAAAAAGATGGAAGCTGGGGCGTTCATGGTCCAAAATATGCTCTAAAACTAATAAATGAAGCATTAGTTTATGTAGCACAAGCTCAAGATTTATTAGATGGTAAGAAATAA
- a CDS encoding rhodanese-like domain-containing protein → MLLRLIFAIFLSFNLFASEGDFAVVEGVIPISMADVEKELGKKDVYIFDANTKEERIKYGYLKGSIFINTPEWVSLLPSNKDAKIIFYCLNRMCYASSDAALKAQKLGYTNVRVMLDGIESWILSARPIEKGGIKPLVKSHDINSWHEGNEVSSFKDELHKNLRFGNLPACRDCHGASGIINDLANDKDNVNANCTSCHKEVKAEFSGSVHDKFTNPREKSPSCSDCHNVHDKQQLTSLAVKKLSDVKCGSCHEKEQKHYHETFHGKAMVLAKDGESKKIAACFDCHGAHNIHKPKDEKSTLYGETRIKTCEKCHEGANDNFSDFIAHADHTDKENFPLLYWAYVFMTGLVISVFAFFGLHTFLWSMKLIYMSIKYKDEWRAAKEKMHNDKVNIKRFSTLHRIQHFFVASSFLGLSFSGLPQKFYTAPWAQTMIDLMGGIVMATKIHHFSAFIMIAVFLSHIAEVVYNSWTKRDAIRDNNGKLSFKLFLAKLFGPDSLMPRMQDLRDVVAHFKWFIGKGERPKFDRFTYWEKFDYIAVFWGMFIIGFSGLVLWFPVEFTKILPGFMLNLATLVHSDEALLATGFIFAVHFFNTHFRADRFPMDMVIFSGELTEEELKHDRPEWYARLKASGKLDELKNESNSFAKYFYFARVVGFLMLFTGLIFLFLIIYAFADMLIG, encoded by the coding sequence ATGTTGCTAAGACTTATTTTTGCCATCTTTTTAAGCTTTAACCTTTTTGCATCGGAAGGCGATTTTGCAGTAGTTGAAGGAGTAATTCCTATATCTATGGCTGATGTAGAAAAAGAATTAGGTAAAAAAGATGTATATATATTTGACGCAAATACAAAAGAAGAAAGAATAAAATACGGCTATTTAAAAGGCTCTATTTTTATTAATACACCTGAATGGGTAAGTTTATTACCTAGCAATAAAGACGCTAAGATTATTTTTTATTGCTTAAATAGAATGTGCTATGCAAGTAGCGATGCTGCATTAAAAGCACAAAAACTAGGATATACAAATGTTCGTGTAATGCTAGATGGAATTGAAAGCTGGATTCTTAGTGCAAGACCTATTGAAAAAGGCGGCATAAAACCACTTGTAAAAAGCCATGATATTAATAGTTGGCACGAAGGAAATGAAGTAAGTAGTTTTAAAGATGAATTACATAAGAATTTAAGATTTGGTAACCTTCCTGCTTGTAGAGATTGTCATGGTGCTAGTGGAATTATCAATGATTTAGCAAACGATAAAGACAATGTAAATGCAAACTGCACTAGTTGTCATAAAGAAGTTAAGGCTGAATTTAGCGGAAGTGTGCATGATAAATTCACAAATCCAAGAGAAAAATCTCCATCATGTTCGGATTGCCATAATGTGCATGATAAACAACAATTAACCTCTTTAGCTGTTAAAAAACTAAGCGATGTAAAATGTGGAAGTTGCCATGAAAAAGAGCAAAAACACTATCACGAAACTTTCCACGGAAAGGCTATGGTTTTAGCAAAAGATGGTGAAAGCAAAAAAATAGCTGCTTGTTTTGATTGTCACGGGGCTCATAACATTCATAAACCAAAAGATGAGAAATCAACTTTATATGGTGAAACTAGAATAAAAACTTGTGAAAAATGCCACGAAGGAGCTAATGATAACTTTAGTGATTTTATAGCTCATGCTGACCATACTGATAAAGAGAATTTCCCTTTACTTTATTGGGCTTATGTGTTTATGACAGGGCTTGTAATATCAGTATTTGCATTCTTTGGCTTACACACATTCTTGTGGAGTATGAAACTAATTTATATGAGTATTAAATATAAAGATGAGTGGCGTGCAGCAAAAGAAAAAATGCATAATGACAAGGTAAATATTAAACGCTTTAGCACCTTGCATAGAATTCAGCATTTCTTTGTAGCTTCAAGCTTTTTAGGATTAAGTTTTTCTGGCTTACCGCAAAAATTCTATACCGCTCCTTGGGCTCAAACTATGATTGATTTAATGGGCGGAATTGTAATGGCTACTAAAATACACCATTTTAGTGCGTTTATTATGATTGCAGTATTCTTAAGCCACATTGCTGAAGTAGTTTATAATTCTTGGACTAAGCGTGATGCTATTCGTGATAATAATGGAAAGCTAAGCTTTAAATTATTCTTAGCAAAATTATTTGGACCTGATAGTTTAATGCCTAGAATGCAAGACTTAAGAGATGTTGTAGCTCATTTTAAATGGTTTATTGGAAAAGGCGAAAGACCTAAGTTTGATAGATTTACTTACTGGGAAAAATTTGATTATATAGCAGTATTTTGGGGTATGTTTATCATTGGCTTTAGTGGTTTAGTATTATGGTTTCCGGTTGAATTTACGAAGATTTTACCTGGCTTTATGCTAAATCTTGCAACGCTTGTGCATTCTGATGAAGCACTTTTAGCTACAGGATTTATTTTTGCGGTGCATTTTTTCAATACTCACTTTAGAGCTGATAGGTTCCCTATGGATATGGTTATCTTTAGTGGAGAACTAACCGAAGAAGAGTTAAAGCACGATAGACCTGAATGGTATGCAAGGCTTAAAGCTAGTGGAAAATTAGACGAACTTAAAAACGAAAGCAATTCTTTTGCTAAGTATTTTTATTTTGCAAGAGTTGTTGGATTTTTAATGTTATTTACTGGACTAATTTTTCTGTTCTTAATAATTTATGCCTTTGCTGATATGTTGATAGGATAA